The following coding sequences are from one Arthrobacter sp. PvP023 window:
- a CDS encoding DUF5703 family protein: MKEHFLSSSVQRERDYARQYEYLVLTVGPEDSLPEARRRLVEHSEYGKWELERSRLYVGGGRRFWLRRKVIQVQRTV, from the coding sequence ATGAAAGAACATTTTCTGAGCAGTTCAGTCCAGCGGGAGCGGGACTACGCGAGGCAGTACGAGTACCTGGTACTGACGGTCGGCCCTGAGGATTCCCTTCCGGAAGCGCGTCGGCGCCTTGTTGAGCATTCCGAATACGGCAAGTGGGAGCTGGAGCGCAGCCGGCTTTACGTAGGCGGCGGCAGGCGCTTCTGGTTGCGCCGCAAAGTCATCCAGGTGCAACGCACGGTTTAA
- a CDS encoding acyl-CoA dehydrogenase family protein, producing MTPEQILTEPLLDRIRGRAARYDRENRFFTEDLEELAAAGYLKIFVPAADGGLGLGLAAAAQLQRRLATAAPATALAINMHLVWTGVAHVLAARGDSSLDFVLREASQGEIFAFGNSEAGNDSVLFDSRTRATPHPDGSYSFTGRKIFTSLSPVWTRLGIFGKDGSARDGEGELVHGFLSRESDGYDILEDWDTLGMRASQSNTTVLDGALVPADRIFRKLPVGPNADPLIFAIFACFETLLAAVYTGLGERALALGVEAVKRRTSFKNDGRTYAQDPDIRWKVAEAAMAMDALYPQLAELSRDVDGLVDHGSQWFPRLVGLKVRATETARTVVDLAIRVSGGSSYFRGSELERLYRDVLAGMFHPSDDESAHNTVANAWLGPLATP from the coding sequence ATGACACCGGAACAGATCCTCACCGAACCCCTGCTGGACCGTATCCGCGGCCGTGCCGCCCGCTATGACCGGGAGAACCGGTTCTTCACTGAGGACCTGGAGGAACTCGCTGCTGCCGGCTATCTCAAGATCTTTGTGCCGGCGGCCGACGGCGGCCTGGGCCTTGGTCTCGCCGCGGCAGCCCAGCTGCAAAGGAGGCTGGCGACGGCGGCCCCGGCCACCGCGCTGGCGATCAACATGCATTTGGTGTGGACCGGCGTCGCACATGTCCTCGCCGCCCGCGGCGATTCCTCCCTGGACTTTGTCCTCCGGGAGGCATCGCAGGGGGAGATCTTCGCCTTCGGGAACTCTGAAGCCGGCAACGACTCAGTGCTGTTCGATTCCCGGACCCGCGCAACCCCGCACCCGGACGGGAGCTACAGCTTCACCGGGCGGAAGATCTTCACCAGCCTGTCCCCGGTGTGGACAAGGCTCGGCATCTTCGGCAAGGACGGTTCAGCCAGGGACGGCGAGGGGGAACTGGTGCACGGCTTCCTTAGCAGGGAGTCCGACGGCTACGACATCCTGGAAGACTGGGACACCCTGGGAATGCGTGCGAGCCAGTCAAACACCACGGTCTTGGACGGTGCTTTGGTGCCCGCGGACCGGATCTTCCGAAAACTGCCGGTGGGGCCAAACGCGGACCCTTTGATCTTCGCGATCTTCGCATGTTTTGAGACCTTGTTGGCTGCCGTCTACACCGGTCTCGGTGAGCGTGCGCTGGCCCTGGGCGTTGAGGCCGTCAAACGCCGGACGTCCTTCAAGAACGATGGACGCACTTACGCTCAGGATCCCGATATCCGTTGGAAAGTTGCGGAAGCCGCCATGGCAATGGATGCCTTGTATCCCCAGCTTGCAGAGCTCTCGCGGGACGTTGATGGCCTGGTGGATCACGGCAGCCAGTGGTTCCCGCGGCTGGTGGGCCTCAAGGTCCGGGCCACGGAAACGGCGCGCACGGTTGTGGACCTCGCAATCCGGGTCTCGGGGGGATCCAGCTACTTCCGGGGGTCCGAACTGGAACGGTTGTACCGTGACGTGCTGGCCGGGATGTTCCACCCCTCGGATGACGAGTCCGCACACAACACCGTGGCCAACGCGTGGCTGGGCCCGCTGGCCACTCCGTAG
- a CDS encoding aldo/keto reductase yields MQQRYVGNSGLRVSSLSLGTMSWARETDEQDASELLRSFVDAGGTLIDTAASYSDGQAEALLGSMLGDVVSRSEVVISTKAGISTSDGRRSVDTSRNGMLSGLDASLARLGTDYVDVWFAQAWDANVPLEETLSALEFALRTGRARYAGVSNFSGWQTAKAAAVAGFPIVASQTEYSLLQRKPESELIPAIEDAGLGLFAWAPLGRGVLTGKYRGHIPADSRAAQKRLAGYVEPYLEEPASRIVEAVAMAARGLGRSSIDVALSWLLSQHGVATAIVGARSPVQLKEILDSQLTHVPAEIARALEDVSAVD; encoded by the coding sequence ATGCAGCAGCGTTATGTCGGCAACAGTGGGTTGCGCGTGTCCTCACTCTCCCTAGGAACGATGTCGTGGGCACGGGAGACGGATGAGCAGGATGCCTCCGAACTGCTGCGGTCGTTCGTTGACGCCGGCGGGACCTTGATCGATACCGCCGCCTCCTACTCCGATGGCCAGGCGGAGGCCCTCCTGGGTTCCATGCTGGGTGACGTCGTCTCCCGCTCGGAAGTGGTGATTTCCACCAAGGCAGGAATTTCGACGTCGGACGGCCGGCGCAGCGTCGACACCTCACGTAACGGCATGCTCTCCGGGCTGGATGCCAGCCTTGCCCGGCTCGGCACAGACTATGTCGACGTCTGGTTTGCGCAGGCTTGGGACGCGAATGTCCCCTTGGAAGAGACTCTCTCAGCCCTCGAGTTCGCACTACGCACGGGCCGCGCCCGCTATGCGGGAGTGTCGAACTTCAGCGGGTGGCAGACGGCCAAGGCCGCGGCCGTGGCCGGCTTCCCGATCGTGGCGAGCCAGACGGAATACTCATTGCTGCAGCGGAAGCCTGAATCAGAGCTCATCCCCGCCATCGAGGACGCCGGCCTGGGACTGTTTGCCTGGGCGCCCCTTGGCCGCGGGGTGCTTACCGGGAAGTACCGCGGGCACATACCGGCGGATTCCCGGGCGGCACAGAAGAGGCTGGCCGGCTACGTTGAGCCCTATCTTGAGGAGCCTGCGTCCCGGATCGTGGAAGCGGTTGCGATGGCCGCCCGGGGACTGGGTCGGTCGTCAATCGATGTTGCCCTGAGCTGGCTGCTCTCACAGCACGGAGTGGCGACCGCGATCGTGGGGGCCAGGTCTCCCGTGCAGCTCAAGGAGATCCTTGATTCGCAACTGACACACGTGCCTGCGGAAATCGCGCGGGCGCTGGAAGACGTTTCCGCGGTGGATTAA